The region CAGTTGATGACGGTGGCTGCTACGATGAGAGCATAAAACATCACGGACTATTTAGAAGTGACGTGGTAGACGAGTTTGTCGGTATGCACATCTTTAAAGCAAATGAGAAAATTTTAGAGCTACTTGGCAAAAGCTTGCTTAGCGTCTCTAAATTTAGACACTCTTATCCATTTTGCTGGAGAACGCACAAGCCTGTCATTTATAGAGCCACAAAGCAGTGGTTTATAGCTATGGACGAGGCTAAACTAGGTGGAAAAACGCTTAGGCAAACAGCGCTAAAAGAGCTTGAAAAGGTTAAATTCTACCCAAGCGTTGGCATAAAAAGAATAGGCTCGATGATAGAAAATCGCCCAGACTGGTGTATCTCTCGTCAGCGTGACTGGGGCGTGCCGATCGCGTTTTTTAGAGATAAAGCGACAAAAGAAGTTATATTTGATAGTGAAATTTTAGACCACATCGCAGGCATTTTCAAAGAAAAAGGCGCTGATGCGTGGTGGGCGTTAAGCATAGACGAGCTTTTACCAACGGGCTCAAAATACAAGGCTGAAAATTTAGAAAAAGTGATGGACATTCTTGACGTTTGGTTTGATAGCGGCTCGACATGGCATGCGGTCTTGCAAAGCGACAACTACGACGCTGGCAAATACCCTGCAAGCATGTATCTAGAAGGCTCAGATCAGCACCGCGGCTGGTTTCAAAGCTCGCTTCTAGTAAGCACAGCTATAAATTCTCACGCACCTTACGAGAGCATACTAACTCACGGCTTTACTGTCGATGCCAAGGGCGAGAAGATGAGCAAAAGTAAGGGCAACGTCATCGCTCCACAAGACGTGGCCAAAACTCACGGCGTGGAAATTTTACGCCTTTGGGTTGGTATGAGTGATTACTCAAGTGACCTAAAAATAAGCGAAGATATATTAAAACAAATCAGCGAGCAATACCGCAAAATCCGCAACACTATCCGCTTTTTACTAGCAAACGTAAATGACCTTGAGAGCCTAAATACAGAGTTTAACATCCTTGATAAATGGATACTAGCACGCGCTAAAAAGGTCTTTGACGATGCGAGCGCTTGCTTTAGAAACTATGACTTTTCAAAAGGCTTTAACATCCTTTTAAATTTCTTATCAGCCGATCTTAGCGGCGTATATCTTGACATTTGCAAAGATAGACTTTACTGCGACGCAAAAGACGCTCCAAGAAGAAGATCGGCTCAAAGCGCGATGGCGATCATCACAAAGGCACTTTTGCCACTCATCGCTCCAACGCTTACTTACACCGTCGATGAGGTGATGGACTACGCTCCAAATATCATCAAAGGCGAGGCAAAAGACGCGTTTGACCTAGTCTATGAGCCTATCAAATTTGACCTTAGCTTTGAAGATGAGCTGCTTTTTGCCAGCAGGGAGAAATTTAACGAGATCGTGGATGTTCTTAAAAAAGAGAAAAAGATAAAATCAACCCTAGAGCTAAGCCTAGAGACAACTAACCACAACATCACAGGCTACGACGAGCGCGAAGTGGCCGATCTTTACATGGTAAGCTCAGTTAAAGCTTATGATGATAGCGAGCCACTAGCCGAGTTTGAGCTAGAGGGCGATAAATTTAAGATCATAGCAAGCA is a window of Campylobacter concisus DNA encoding:
- the ileS gene encoding isoleucine--tRNA ligase, which produces MDYKETLLLPETNFPMRGNLPQNEPQRLKSWYEDRKVYEKMKKNRQNAAKSFNIHDGPPYANGHLHIGHALNKILKDIITKTHYFYGENVRYVPGWDCHGLPIEQQVEVKLGDKKKELSKVEIREFCRQHAREFIDIQRDEFKSLGIIGDFENPYMTMKFEFEADIYKALCEIAKKGLLVERSKPVYWSWAARSALAEAEVEYEEKEDYSIYVAFGLDADALEKLGVKEASAVIWTTTPWTLPANQAISLNPDEIYVLTAENLIFAKPLLESIMQSGLSKGEIKKEFKSSLLENTHAINPLNGRKSRFLLGDHVMMDGGTGLVHTAPGHGEDDYYVCLKYGFSEILMPVDDGGCYDESIKHHGLFRSDVVDEFVGMHIFKANEKILELLGKSLLSVSKFRHSYPFCWRTHKPVIYRATKQWFIAMDEAKLGGKTLRQTALKELEKVKFYPSVGIKRIGSMIENRPDWCISRQRDWGVPIAFFRDKATKEVIFDSEILDHIAGIFKEKGADAWWALSIDELLPTGSKYKAENLEKVMDILDVWFDSGSTWHAVLQSDNYDAGKYPASMYLEGSDQHRGWFQSSLLVSTAINSHAPYESILTHGFTVDAKGEKMSKSKGNVIAPQDVAKTHGVEILRLWVGMSDYSSDLKISEDILKQISEQYRKIRNTIRFLLANVNDLESLNTEFNILDKWILARAKKVFDDASACFRNYDFSKGFNILLNFLSADLSGVYLDICKDRLYCDAKDAPRRRSAQSAMAIITKALLPLIAPTLTYTVDEVMDYAPNIIKGEAKDAFDLVYEPIKFDLSFEDELLFASREKFNEIVDVLKKEKKIKSTLELSLETTNHNITGYDEREVADLYMVSSVKAYDDSEPLAEFELEGDKFKIIASNLHKCPRCWKFNASKEDALCPRCEEVISAK